The following are from one region of the Prochlorococcus marinus str. SB genome:
- a CDS encoding archaeosortase/exosortase family protein produces the protein MNILINYKLKTTGDTQLFNLLIWISIFLSLEDQKRNLYPDISKINFAISLFFLVIIIFQLNSISIENNNYLYLLPLEISFMMAFLNKKINNLRIFIPSFIFTFLYALRPVILKLFDPIFVNMTSWSSWIGLNMVGFKGVFLNNSNEIILKTSGVKIYNGCSGVDMIVFTLSILIVCSIIYPFPKPKINILIFGFGAILSFFINVIRICLLAFFNNLDSNLGSKAFEFFHISYGSQIFHIISIILSLTTYMFFLERQLSKS, from the coding sequence GTGAACATTTTAATAAATTATAAACTCAAAACAACAGGTGATACCCAATTATTTAACTTATTAATTTGGATTAGCATTTTTTTATCATTAGAAGATCAAAAACGTAATCTTTATCCAGATATTTCTAAAATCAATTTTGCAATTTCACTGTTTTTTTTAGTCATAATTATTTTTCAGTTGAATTCTATAAGTATAGAAAATAACAATTATCTATATTTGCTACCTTTGGAAATAAGTTTTATGATGGCTTTTCTTAATAAAAAAATTAACAATTTAAGAATCTTTATCCCATCTTTTATTTTTACTTTTCTATATGCATTAAGGCCAGTAATTCTAAAATTATTTGATCCTATTTTTGTAAACATGACTTCATGGTCTAGTTGGATAGGATTAAATATGGTTGGATTTAAGGGGGTTTTTTTAAATAATTCAAATGAAATAATTCTAAAAACAAGCGGAGTAAAAATCTATAACGGATGCAGCGGAGTTGATATGATAGTATTCACTTTGAGTATTTTGATTGTTTGTTCAATAATATATCCTTTTCCAAAACCAAAGATTAATATTTTAATTTTTGGTTTTGGAGCAATTCTTTCATTTTTTATAAATGTAATCAGAATTTGCTTATTAGCTTTTTTTAATAACTTAGATTCAAATTTAGGTTCAAAGGCTTTTGAATTCTTTCATATATCTTATGGAAGTCAAATTTTTCATATAATTTCCATAATTTTATCTTTAACAACATATATGTTTTTTTTAGAAAGACAGCTTTCTAAAAGCTAA
- a CDS encoding sugar transferase: protein MKLTLVMSLVKTVSFGIYKKFFIDKFYWVFWGNRDEVEYLKNLLSLLKRKIKIKYIYSSDEINKIDYRLCLGIIKSDGVNYKNYSIQKNTINRYWNTLNLEEWLEKEIKILPHDIYINGINEFKLTLNLSEKNSLFNKINVSVKRIFDIAFSVLLFVTIFPIFIIINFLVLINDGFPTIYKQIRVGKHGSLFNIYKIRTMIKKAEKNGAQWSTKNDKRVLFIGKYLRKMRLDEIPQLISVIQGKMSLIGPRPERPEIEEDLKLKIHFYNLKHLIKPGISGHAQVSYRYGASVSDSSIKLGYDLFYIKHQSLFLDFLIFFKTVKSVINMAGSESI from the coding sequence TTGAAACTTACTTTAGTGATGTCACTCGTAAAAACGGTTTCTTTTGGAATTTATAAAAAATTTTTTATTGATAAGTTTTATTGGGTTTTTTGGGGCAATAGGGATGAAGTTGAATATCTCAAGAACTTATTAAGTCTTTTAAAAAGGAAAATAAAAATTAAATACATATATTCAAGCGACGAAATAAACAAAATAGACTATCGTTTATGTCTGGGTATAATTAAAAGCGATGGTGTGAACTATAAAAACTACTCTATTCAAAAAAATACTATAAATAGATATTGGAATACCTTAAATTTAGAAGAGTGGCTAGAAAAGGAAATTAAAATATTACCTCATGATATTTATATTAATGGAATCAATGAATTTAAATTAACTCTTAATTTATCAGAAAAAAATTCTCTTTTTAATAAAATAAACGTTTCAGTTAAAAGGATATTTGATATTGCATTTAGCGTTTTATTATTCGTTACTATATTTCCAATTTTTATAATTATCAATTTCTTAGTTTTGATTAATGATGGTTTCCCAACTATTTATAAACAAATAAGGGTTGGCAAGCATGGTTCCCTTTTTAATATTTATAAAATAAGAACAATGATTAAAAAGGCTGAGAAAAACGGGGCTCAATGGTCAACAAAAAATGATAAACGAGTTCTTTTTATTGGAAAATATTTAAGAAAAATGAGACTGGATGAAATCCCCCAATTAATTTCTGTTATTCAAGGCAAAATGAGTTTAATAGGACCAAGGCCTGAGAGGCCTGAGATAGAAGAAGATTTAAAATTAAAAATTCATTTTTATAATTTAAAACATCTTATAAAACCTGGTATCAGTGGACATGCACAAGTCAGTTATAGATATGGAGCATCTGTATCTGACTCATCTATAAAACTTGGATATGACTTGTTTTACATCAAACATCAATCTTTGTTTTTAGATTTTTTAATATTTTTTAAAACAGTTAAAAGTGTCATTAATATGGCAGGCTCAGAATCTATATAA
- a CDS encoding glycosyltransferase, which translates to MNILFITPCFEPAWSAGGVVTSTKNLCIELARQGSKITIYTTNFDGNKGCTDVDLKRLISKDGINIMYFKNSILNRKAFYSSDLIEQLEISISEFDIVNISACWQLTGYIASRVCKKNSIPYIITPHSSLMADSLRLVGNKLVKIFFYYTFLKNSIKNATKIHYLSEGEKIESDKIKKWDSFVISNGTTSCFSYKDPKRKIEIENFKSNYKLLNDELILLYLGRIHPKKNLDITVKTLALLIKKKLKVKLLIVGNIEDSEYATRVKILIKKFNLNSNIIWLEGVPHHNVYFYYNLADILILNSSTEGVSMSVIEALSERLPILGSYGLANFREIIAYRAGIICELDPPSIAKKLEEYILNRELLQELSVNSIKLFKDLYEIKNVAKKTIIMYQQIKKNYL; encoded by the coding sequence ATGAATATTTTGTTTATTACGCCTTGTTTTGAACCTGCATGGTCAGCAGGGGGTGTTGTTACATCAACAAAAAATTTATGTATTGAGTTAGCAAGGCAAGGAAGTAAAATAACAATTTATACTACAAATTTTGATGGAAATAAAGGTTGTACAGATGTTGATTTAAAAAGATTAATTTCAAAGGATGGCATAAATATTATGTACTTCAAAAACTCAATTTTAAATAGAAAAGCATTTTATTCTAGTGATCTTATAGAGCAATTAGAAATTTCAATTTCTGAGTTTGACATTGTAAATATTTCAGCTTGTTGGCAGTTGACGGGTTATATAGCTTCCAGAGTATGTAAAAAGAATTCTATTCCCTATATTATTACTCCTCATTCAAGTTTGATGGCCGATTCTCTAAGGTTAGTAGGTAATAAATTAGTTAAGATTTTTTTCTATTATACTTTTTTAAAAAATAGTATAAAGAATGCCACTAAGATTCATTACTTATCAGAGGGAGAAAAAATAGAATCTGATAAAATTAAGAAATGGGATAGTTTTGTAATATCAAATGGAACAACTAGTTGTTTTAGTTATAAAGATCCTAAAAGAAAAATTGAAATTGAAAACTTTAAGTCAAATTATAAACTTCTTAATGATGAGTTGATTCTGCTTTATTTAGGAAGAATTCATCCTAAGAAAAATCTAGACATAACAGTTAAAACACTTGCCTTATTAATAAAAAAGAAACTAAAAGTTAAACTCTTAATTGTAGGTAATATTGAAGATTCTGAATATGCTACAAGAGTTAAGATTTTAATAAAAAAATTTAATTTGAATTCAAATATAATTTGGCTAGAGGGTGTTCCTCACCATAATGTTTATTTTTACTATAACTTGGCTGATATTTTAATTTTAAACAGTTCTACCGAGGGTGTAAGTATGAGTGTTATTGAAGCGTTATCTGAAAGGCTTCCAATATTAGGTTCATACGGGTTAGCTAATTTCAGAGAAATAATTGCTTATAGAGCTGGTATTATTTGCGAATTGGATCCACCTTCAATTGCAAAGAAATTGGAAGAATATATATTAAATAGAGAATTACTTCAAGAATTGAGTGTTAATAGTATAAAACTGTTCAAAGATCTTTATGAAATAAAAAACGTAGCAAAAAAAACTATTATCATGTATCAGCAAATTAAAAAAAATTATTTATGA
- a CDS encoding lipopolysaccharide biosynthesis protein, producing MKLLKNTILLYIFRLLLGFVRVLSTKVFTTILKPIEYGKFSLIMVVISLLTNLFLNPLYQSSLSLIPQQVNNAKKNVLKSTLYTLKKESNIKAFFIILAFLLVLDFANILEFRIHLFFFSFILYKLTADRGLELTVIDSEENFILSSELRLLEEVLKFSFAGLLFFIFAKSVESILIGYTLGFLLIIVILQKLRKGYTKTKNSLNVKFNSDIKNFIKPLYISGFMLWIINISDRIILGLYSDTAIVGKYSANYAICSFPILVLAGTLTTILYPKFFKSKNNTYISYFKKNIKYILPIYIFSLIGISIFINFYGSTITRIFLGSNFQGGSEYIIWLILGYIFYGTSLIFESFLLKSNKTNYISKIYSIISVLNILLTFILCSFLYAEGAAIATFITFLVQLLLNILINLSLGIAKDTALAS from the coding sequence TTGAAATTATTAAAAAATACAATACTTTTATATATCTTTCGTCTTTTATTGGGTTTTGTAAGGGTTCTTAGTACTAAGGTTTTTACTACTATTTTAAAACCAATTGAATACGGTAAATTTTCTTTAATAATGGTAGTTATTTCATTATTAACAAATTTATTTTTAAACCCTCTTTATCAATCAAGCCTAAGCTTGATACCTCAACAGGTTAATAATGCTAAAAAGAACGTCCTGAAATCGACTTTATATACTCTTAAAAAAGAATCAAATATTAAAGCATTTTTCATAATATTAGCTTTTCTTTTAGTTTTAGATTTCGCTAATATATTGGAATTTAGAATTCATCTCTTTTTCTTTTCATTTATTCTTTACAAATTAACTGCTGATAGAGGTTTAGAATTGACAGTAATAGATTCAGAAGAAAATTTTATTCTTTCATCGGAATTAAGACTTTTAGAAGAGGTTCTTAAATTTTCGTTTGCGGGATTACTATTTTTTATTTTTGCTAAATCTGTTGAATCAATTCTTATTGGTTATACTCTAGGTTTTTTGTTGATTATTGTAATATTACAGAAATTAAGGAAGGGTTATACTAAAACAAAAAATTCTTTGAATGTAAAATTTAACAGTGATATTAAAAACTTCATAAAGCCCTTATACATCTCTGGTTTTATGCTTTGGATAATAAATATTAGTGATAGAATTATTCTCGGTTTATATTCAGACACTGCAATTGTCGGCAAATATTCTGCAAACTATGCGATATGCAGTTTCCCTATTTTGGTTTTGGCTGGGACATTAACTACAATTCTCTACCCTAAATTTTTTAAGTCAAAAAATAATACATATATTTCATATTTTAAAAAAAATATAAAATATATTCTCCCAATTTACATTTTTTCTTTAATTGGAATTAGTATTTTTATTAATTTTTACGGTTCAACCATAACAAGGATTTTTTTAGGTTCTAATTTCCAAGGCGGATCTGAATATATTATCTGGCTAATACTGGGATATATTTTTTATGGAACAAGTTTAATCTTCGAATCATTTTTGTTAAAGAGTAATAAAACAAATTATATTTCTAAAATTTATTCAATTATATCAGTTCTAAATATTTTACTAACTTTTATTTTATGTTCATTTTTATATGCGGAAGGAGCGGCGATTGCAACTTTTATAACTTTTTTGGTTCAATTATTGCTTAATATATTAATAAACTTATCCTTAGGAATTGCAAAAGATACTGCATTAGCAAGTTGA